In a single window of the Elaeis guineensis isolate ETL-2024a chromosome 6, EG11, whole genome shotgun sequence genome:
- the LOC105035032 gene encoding LOW QUALITY PROTEIN: pentatricopeptide repeat-containing protein CRR2, chloroplastic (The sequence of the model RefSeq protein was modified relative to this genomic sequence to represent the inferred CDS: inserted 1 base in 1 codon) yields the protein MSRTVPLPKVHHITKYPEKKPEKESHRRADGLKSLLSQLQRHDSLSLLPQLHARIVKFPKHSKHPFLLTRLAHAYLLCNYLPPAERILAKAFPKSSPPPIFLWNETIKAHSRNGCFRESIYVYRRMLARGLCPNAFTFTFVLPACAGALSAPDGRRVHKDSVRFGFDSNLFVATALVHMYSKCGEIGAAREVFDGMPQRGTATFNAMIAGYMWNGKCEEAMSIFDQMQRLGVQYDAMTMVSILQACASLGTLQKGRWVHEQVIRAHMEINVHLGAALINMYARCGSIEESRRVFDEMPRRDLISWTAIICGYGMHGLADDAESLFNQMMESGFGPDSIAFVGLLSGFSHKGMVHKGQIYFKKMTEEYCIKPSLEHCSCMVDMLGRAGRLDEAEEFIRKMHLEPDPGVWGGLLNACKIHGNVDMGERVVEQVLRIDPYNAGWYVLMSNIYATARCWDGVAKMRLLMKERKVSKSPGWSSIEIGGQRHSFLAFDQSHPRSDEIYMLIKNLEERMHTEGYIAETKCVLVNLNEEVKEDMLCGHRERLATAFRILSTKEGEALRVIKNLRLCMXFISEIVKREIIVRDARRFHHFRDGVCSCGDCW from the exons ATGAGCAGAACTGTGCCTCTTCCCAAAGTCCATCACATCACGAAATACCCAGAAAAGAAGCCAGAAAAAGAGTCCCATCGACGAGCAGACGGCCTCAAAAGCCTCCTCTCCCAGCTCCAGCGACATGATAGCTTATCTTTACTCCCCCAGCTCCACGCCAGAATCGTCAAATTTCCCAAGCACTCCAAGCACCCCTTCCTCCTTACCCGCCTCGCCCACGCCTACCTCCTCTGTAATTACCTGCCTCCCGCCGAGCGAATCCTCGCCAAGGCCTTCCCCAAGTCCTCCCCGCCGCCTATCTTCCTCTGGAACGAGACGATCAAGGCCCACTCCCGGAACGGCTGCTTCCGAGAATCCATCTACGTCTACCGCCGGATGCTCGCCCGCGGGCTCTGCCCCAACGCCTTCACCTTCACTTTCGTCCTCCCAGCCTGCGCGGGCGCGCTCTCGGCTCCCGACGGCCGGAGGGTCCACAAGGACTCTGTCAGATTCGGCTTCGACTCCAACCTCTTTGTTGCCACGGCTCTTGTGCACATGTATTCTAAGTGCGGGGAGATTGGTGCTGCCAGGGAGGTGTTCGATGGAATGCCCCAGAGAGGTACCGCCACGTTCAATGCCATGATTGCTGG GTATATGTGGAATGGGAAATGTGAGGAAGCCATGTCCATATTCGACCAAATGCAGAGACTTGGGGTCCAGTATGATGCAATGACAATGGTGAGCATCCTGCAGGCCTGTGCTTCTCTTGGAACCCTGCAGAAAGGAAGATGGGTTCATGAACAGGTCATAAGGGCCCACATGGAGATAAATGTTCACCTGGGTGCAGCACTCATAAATATGTATGCTCGGTGTGGCAGCATTGAAGAATCAAGAAGAGTCTTCGATGAGATGCCAAGAAGAGATCTTATCAGTTGGACGGCGATCATATGTGGATATGGTATGCATGGATTAGCCGATGATGCGGAATCTCTATTTAACCAAATGATGGAATCTGGATTTGGCCCTGATAGCATTGCTTTTGTTGGACTTTTATCAGGATTTAGTCATAAAGGGATGGTTCATAAGGGTcagatatattttaaaaaaatgactGAAGAGTACTGTattaagccttctttggagcATTGTAGTTGCATGGTTGATATGCTTGGTAGGGCTGGAAGACTAGATGAGGCAGAGGAGTTCATTAGGAAAATGCATCTGGAGCCGGATCCTGGTGTATGGGGTGGGCTGTTGAATGCGTGCAAGATTCATGGGAATGTTGACATGGGTGAGAGAGTTGTAGAACAAGTCTTAAGAATAGACCCATACAATGCAGGTTGGTATGTCTTGATGTCTAACATCTATGCCACTGCCAGATGTTGGGATGGAGTTGCAAAGATGAGACTGTTaatgaaagagagaaaggtttcAAAGTCTCCTGGTTGGAGTTCGATCGAGATTGGAGGGCAGAGACACAGCTTCCTTGCATTTGATCAGTCCCACCCAAGGTCTGACGAGATATACATGCTTATAAAGAACCTCGAGGAGAGGATGCATACAGAGGGATACATTGCAGAAACAAAATGTGTGCTGGTGAATTTGAATGAAGAAGTGAAGGAAGACATGCTATGTGGGCATAGGGAAAGACTGGCAACTGCTTTCAGGATTTTAAGCACGAAGGAAGGGGAGGCTTTGAGAGTGATTAAGAACCTGAGGCTATGCA GATTCATATCCGAGATTGTGAAGAGGGAGATTATAGTTAGAGATGCAAGAAGATTCCACCATTTTAGAGATGGGGTGTGCTCTTGTGGAGACTGTTGGTGA